From the Chitinolyticbacter meiyuanensis genome, one window contains:
- a CDS encoding B12-binding domain-containing radical SAM protein, whose product MQIPIQTVAPALISEAEALAIRGVRVLSLIPPMTQLNTPYPSTAYLTGFLRKQGVPAFQADLALELVLALLSRTGLARLLDQCAGLPKRQRSPAVKAFLAQYERYAATITPTIAFLQGRDPTMAHRIASRSFLPEGPRFASLDAYVDPDDPYGGDPLAWAFGALGLQDRARHLATLYLNDLADVLRDAVDPRFEFVRYAESLAQSQPTFEPLAEALAAPANLVDTTLAELALTAVATHQPDLVLLSAPFPGNVYAAFRIAQTIKAAQPQIRIALGGGFVNTELRELKEPRVFDYFDFVTLDSGERPLLALLANLAGSRPVDQLVRCYMRSDDGAVRYLNHPEPDVPFEDWGAPTWDGLPQDRYLSLLDMLNPMHRLWSDGRWNKLTIAHGCYWKKCSFCDVSLDYIARYETASAKVLVDRIEAVIAETGQTGFHFVDEAAPPKMLRALAEELLARGVAISWWGNIRFEKSFTPELCQLLADSGCIAVSGGLEVASDRLLKLMKKGVSVDQVARVTHGFTQAGILVHAYLMYGFPTQTVQDTVDALEYVRQLFAAGCIQSGFFHRFACTVHSPVGLNPEEYGVTLEPLPAISFATNDVGFHDPTDADHDALGRALNKALYNYMHGIALDDDVRGWFEGRVPRSTVRADFIDNALSGQ is encoded by the coding sequence GTGCAGATCCCCATCCAGACCGTCGCCCCGGCGTTGATCAGCGAGGCCGAAGCCCTCGCCATCCGTGGCGTGCGCGTGCTGTCGCTGATCCCGCCGATGACGCAGCTCAATACGCCCTACCCATCCACCGCCTACCTCACCGGCTTTCTGCGCAAGCAGGGCGTGCCCGCCTTCCAGGCGGACCTGGCGTTGGAACTGGTGCTGGCGCTGTTGTCACGCACTGGCCTTGCCCGATTGCTCGACCAGTGCGCCGGACTGCCGAAGCGCCAGCGCTCGCCGGCGGTGAAGGCCTTTCTCGCCCAGTACGAGCGCTATGCGGCAACCATCACGCCCACCATCGCCTTCCTGCAGGGGCGTGATCCGACCATGGCGCATCGCATCGCATCGCGCAGCTTCCTGCCCGAGGGGCCGCGCTTTGCCTCGCTCGATGCCTATGTCGATCCGGACGATCCGTATGGCGGCGATCCTTTGGCCTGGGCCTTTGGCGCACTGGGGCTGCAGGACCGCGCCCGGCATCTCGCCACGCTGTACTTGAACGACCTGGCCGACGTGCTGCGCGATGCGGTCGACCCGCGCTTTGAATTCGTGCGCTACGCTGAATCGCTGGCGCAGAGCCAGCCCACCTTCGAGCCGCTGGCCGAAGCGCTGGCCGCGCCGGCCAACCTGGTCGACACCACCCTGGCCGAGCTGGCGCTCACCGCCGTCGCCACCCACCAGCCAGACCTGGTGCTGCTGTCCGCACCGTTCCCCGGCAATGTCTACGCGGCATTCCGCATCGCCCAGACCATCAAGGCCGCGCAGCCGCAGATCCGCATTGCGCTGGGCGGCGGCTTCGTCAATACCGAGCTGCGCGAGCTCAAAGAGCCGCGCGTGTTCGATTACTTCGACTTCGTCACGCTCGATTCGGGCGAGCGCCCCTTGCTGGCGCTGCTGGCCAATCTGGCCGGGTCACGGCCGGTGGACCAACTGGTGCGCTGCTACATGCGCAGCGACGATGGCGCGGTGCGCTACCTCAACCACCCCGAGCCCGATGTGCCGTTCGAGGATTGGGGGGCGCCCACCTGGGATGGCCTGCCGCAGGATCGCTACCTGTCGCTGCTCGACATGCTCAACCCGATGCACCGGCTATGGAGCGACGGCCGCTGGAACAAGCTGACCATCGCCCACGGCTGCTACTGGAAGAAATGCAGCTTCTGCGATGTGAGCCTCGACTACATCGCGCGCTACGAAACCGCCTCGGCCAAGGTGCTGGTCGACCGCATCGAAGCGGTCATCGCTGAAACCGGCCAGACCGGCTTTCACTTCGTCGACGAGGCTGCGCCGCCGAAGATGCTGCGTGCGCTGGCCGAGGAATTGCTAGCGCGCGGCGTGGCGATCTCGTGGTGGGGCAATATCCGCTTCGAGAAATCGTTCACGCCCGAGCTGTGCCAGCTCTTGGCCGACAGTGGCTGCATCGCCGTCTCCGGCGGGCTGGAGGTTGCCTCGGACCGGCTGCTCAAGCTGATGAAAAAGGGCGTGTCGGTCGATCAGGTGGCGCGGGTAACGCACGGCTTCACCCAGGCCGGCATCCTGGTCCATGCCTATTTGATGTATGGCTTCCCGACCCAGACGGTGCAGGACACGGTGGATGCGCTCGAATACGTGCGCCAGCTGTTCGCTGCCGGCTGCATCCAATCCGGCTTCTTCCATCGCTTCGCCTGTACCGTGCACTCGCCGGTCGGCCTCAACCCCGAGGAATACGGCGTGACACTGGAACCGCTGCCAGCAATCAGCTTCGCCACCAATGATGTCGGCTTTCACGACCCGACCGACGCCGACCACGACGCGCTGGGCCGGGCGCTGAACAAGGCGCTGTACAACTACATGCACGGCATTGCGCTGGACGACGACGTGCGTGGCTGGTTCGAAGGCCGTGTGCCACGCAGCACGGTACGGGCCGATTTCATCGACAACGCCCTCTCCGGGCAGTGA
- a CDS encoding ABZJ_00895 family protein, whose translation MQTPDSINRYVWIAAAGYFVISIALSGALTLLGLRSNVSLHAATSLAASMLAAWRFVVERQRLPEKPEKHQFALRTATLIAVVSLILIAVIALAFDIPGLTDTGMFLIIMLGVVAVLSFITYWILRWSFGWFASQQRNARRR comes from the coding sequence ATGCAGACGCCTGATTCGATCAACCGTTATGTCTGGATTGCCGCCGCCGGCTATTTCGTGATCTCCATTGCGCTGAGCGGGGCGCTCACGCTGCTGGGCCTGCGCAGCAATGTGAGCCTGCACGCCGCGACCAGCCTTGCCGCCAGCATGCTGGCGGCCTGGCGCTTTGTGGTGGAGCGACAGCGCCTGCCGGAAAAGCCGGAAAAGCACCAGTTTGCGCTGCGCACCGCCACATTGATCGCTGTGGTTTCGCTGATCCTCATCGCCGTCATTGCCCTGGCTTTCGATATCCCGGGCCTTACCGATACCGGCATGTTCCTGATCATCATGCTGGGCGTCGTCGCCGTGCTGAGCTTCATCACCTACTGGATCCTGCGTTGGTCATTCGGCTGGTTTGCCAGCCAGCAGCGCAACGCGCGTCGACGCTGA
- a CDS encoding acyltransferase: MSTARQPQLDLIRALATFAVIWLHVSANVVIYRPDAASSAWWTANAADALVRWCVPLFVMLSGALLLPGAAQMMAADFYRKRLPRLLWPLLGWTAFYLALRAGTEPRFTWAQGWRDVVKGMPYYHLWYLYMTLGLYLAAPFIARVTAPAELRLLMVLGLAIAAIESLIGSGQASVLTRFVPYIGYFVAGHYLATCTWRPASGRLLLLALACGALIALTTGLLLPTLGPRAWQLMYAYPGPLVIAMSLALWLALLQCSPDGWAASRPVQAIARWSLGIYAIHPLWLLILGRFGLHGLSYHPALAITLTTVAAFALSAASAALLARLPLLRRLVA; the protein is encoded by the coding sequence ATGTCCACCGCCCGCCAGCCCCAGCTCGATCTGATCCGCGCCCTCGCCACCTTCGCCGTGATCTGGCTGCATGTGTCCGCCAATGTGGTGATCTACCGGCCAGATGCCGCCAGCAGCGCGTGGTGGACCGCCAATGCGGCCGATGCACTGGTGCGCTGGTGCGTGCCACTGTTCGTGATGCTGAGCGGTGCGCTACTCCTGCCCGGCGCCGCGCAGATGATGGCCGCCGACTTCTACCGCAAGCGCCTGCCGCGGCTGCTGTGGCCGTTGCTGGGCTGGACGGCGTTCTACCTGGCGTTGCGCGCCGGCACCGAGCCGCGCTTCACTTGGGCTCAGGGCTGGCGCGACGTGGTCAAGGGCATGCCCTATTACCACCTGTGGTACCTCTACATGACGCTGGGGCTGTACCTCGCGGCACCGTTCATTGCGCGGGTGACGGCACCGGCCGAGCTGCGCCTCTTGATGGTATTGGGGCTCGCGATTGCAGCGATCGAATCGCTGATCGGTAGCGGCCAAGCCAGTGTCCTGACCCGCTTCGTGCCCTATATCGGCTACTTCGTCGCCGGCCACTATCTGGCGACATGCACCTGGCGGCCAGCATCTGGCCGGCTGCTGTTGCTGGCACTGGCGTGCGGTGCGCTGATCGCGCTGACCACCGGCCTGCTGCTGCCCACGCTGGGGCCGCGTGCCTGGCAACTGATGTATGCGTACCCGGGCCCGCTGGTCATCGCGATGTCGCTGGCGCTGTGGCTGGCACTGCTGCAATGCAGCCCCGATGGCTGGGCCGCCAGCCGCCCGGTCCAGGCCATTGCGCGCTGGTCGCTCGGCATCTATGCGATCCACCCGTTGTGGCTGCTGATCCTGGGCCGGTTCGGCCTGCATGGCTTGAGCTACCACCCGGCCCTGGCAATTACGCTGACCACTGTCGCGGCCTTCGCCCTCTCCGCCGCTTCGGCCGCGCTGCTGGCACGGTTGCCGCTGCTGCGGCGGCTGGTGGCGTAG
- a CDS encoding methyltransferase family protein has translation MLARALFAFLALPGMVAFAVPLFWLARGGHTVLLHPLGLMPLLVGSIGLLWCVRDFYVAGRGTLAPWSPPRQLVVIGLYRYSRNPMYLSVLLIVLGWSALSGVAALALYAAALAVSFQLRVVYGEEPWLARAHGQAWRDYSSRVRRWR, from the coding sequence ATGCTGGCGCGAGCGCTGTTCGCCTTTCTCGCCCTGCCCGGCATGGTGGCCTTTGCCGTGCCGCTGTTCTGGCTAGCGCGGGGCGGCCATACCGTACTGCTTCATCCGCTCGGACTCATGCCGCTGCTCGTTGGTAGCATCGGGTTGCTGTGGTGCGTGCGCGATTTCTACGTTGCCGGGCGTGGCACGCTGGCGCCCTGGTCGCCCCCACGGCAGCTGGTAGTGATCGGCCTCTATCGCTACAGCCGCAACCCCATGTACCTGTCGGTACTGCTGATCGTGCTGGGCTGGAGTGCCTTGAGCGGCGTAGCCGCACTTGCACTCTATGCCGCGGCACTGGCGGTGTCCTTCCAATTGCGGGTGGTTTACGGCGAGGAACCATGGCTGGCACGCGCACACGGCCAAGCCTGGCGGGACTACAGCAGTCGGGTACGGCGTTGGCGCTAG
- a CDS encoding amino acid deaminase has protein sequence MENHFQQHRIDANGKGLGRFPADATLGEVASLRWNVLAEEVSLPTAVLRESRIEHNLRWMRDFITRYGVKLAPHGKTTMSPALFHRQLEHGAWGITLATAPQVQAAYRHGIRRVLLANQLVGRANMTIIDTLQRDPGFAFWCCVDSVANIAALGAHFAAAGQRLNVLLELGVAGGRTGARDEAAEAALIAEIARWPALRLCGIELYEGVLKDEAAIRALLRRAATRLQALSAAGALQTERVVLTGAGSAWFDVVAEEWSGLTLAQPLDIVLRPGCYLTHDVGIYQAAQQRIEANNPVAQAMNASLLPALQLWAYVQSLPEPGVAIIGLGKRDAAFDAGLPQPALHHRPGESAPRAAPAGWALTRMMDQHAFMQVAPNSDVAVGDLVAFEISHPCLTFDKWRQLALVDEHYTVTGLVETFF, from the coding sequence ATGGAAAACCATTTTCAGCAACATCGCATCGATGCCAACGGCAAGGGACTGGGCCGATTCCCGGCGGACGCGACGCTAGGCGAGGTAGCCAGCCTGCGCTGGAACGTGCTGGCCGAGGAGGTGAGCCTGCCGACGGCGGTGCTGCGTGAAAGCCGCATCGAGCACAACCTGCGCTGGATGCGCGATTTCATCACCCGCTACGGCGTGAAGCTGGCGCCGCACGGCAAGACGACGATGAGCCCGGCGCTGTTCCATCGCCAGCTGGAACACGGCGCCTGGGGCATCACGCTGGCAACGGCACCGCAAGTGCAGGCCGCATACCGCCACGGCATCCGCCGGGTGCTGCTGGCCAACCAGCTGGTGGGCCGCGCCAATATGACCATCATCGACACGCTGCAGCGCGATCCCGGTTTCGCGTTCTGGTGCTGCGTCGATTCGGTCGCCAATATCGCCGCGCTCGGTGCGCATTTCGCCGCAGCCGGGCAACGGCTCAACGTGCTGCTGGAGCTGGGCGTGGCCGGTGGCCGCACCGGTGCCCGCGACGAGGCGGCCGAAGCGGCGCTGATCGCCGAGATCGCCCGCTGGCCAGCGCTACGGCTCTGCGGCATCGAGCTCTACGAAGGCGTGCTGAAGGACGAGGCCGCGATCCGCGCACTGCTGCGCCGCGCCGCCACCCGACTGCAGGCGTTGAGCGCCGCCGGTGCGCTGCAGACGGAACGCGTGGTGCTCACCGGCGCCGGCTCCGCCTGGTTCGACGTGGTCGCCGAGGAATGGAGCGGCCTCACGCTGGCACAACCGCTCGACATCGTGCTGCGCCCTGGTTGCTACCTGACCCACGACGTCGGCATCTACCAAGCGGCGCAACAACGCATCGAGGCCAACAACCCGGTGGCACAGGCAATGAACGCCAGCCTGCTGCCGGCGCTGCAGCTGTGGGCCTACGTGCAATCGCTGCCGGAGCCGGGCGTGGCCATCATCGGCCTCGGCAAGCGCGATGCGGCGTTCGATGCCGGGCTACCGCAGCCGGCGCTGCACCATCGCCCGGGCGAATCCGCACCGCGCGCCGCGCCGGCCGGCTGGGCGCTGACCCGCATGATGGACCAGCACGCCTTCATGCAGGTGGCGCCGAACAGCGATGTGGCAGTCGGCGATCTCGTCGCCTTCGAGATCTCCCACCCCTGCCTCACCTTCGACAAATGGCGACAGCTGGCCCTCGTCGATGAGCACTACACGGTGACCGGCCTCGTCGAAACCTTTTTCTGA
- a CDS encoding MurR/RpiR family transcriptional regulator, which yields MSTDIVYHIRASRERLSVTEQKVADAVLADIDFAAQANINELAERAGVSIATISRFARSVDCSDIRELKHKLTRACAVGERFLAPRLEESAFYGRIVADVEATLHDHLSRFAEADFQAAAAMIASARMVYVLGMGGASTMLADELQFRLARLGQPVASYHDAVFGRMVAATLTPEHTLMMLSTTGVTPELLAAAEIAQGYGARIVALTRAESPLARLASVVIPLSLEETDFIFKPSASRYAMLLAIDILATELALARKPESQELLRRVKLALDHYRGGDRLPLGD from the coding sequence ATGAGCACCGACATCGTCTATCACATCCGCGCCAGCCGCGAACGCCTGTCCGTCACCGAGCAGAAGGTGGCCGACGCGGTCCTGGCCGACATCGATTTCGCCGCGCAGGCCAATATCAACGAGCTGGCCGAGCGCGCCGGCGTCAGCATCGCCACCATCTCGCGCTTCGCCCGCTCGGTCGATTGCAGCGACATCCGCGAGCTCAAGCACAAGCTCACCCGTGCCTGCGCCGTCGGCGAGCGCTTCCTTGCACCGCGGCTCGAGGAGAGCGCGTTCTACGGCCGCATCGTCGCCGATGTCGAGGCCACGCTGCACGACCATCTCAGCCGCTTTGCCGAAGCCGATTTCCAGGCCGCCGCCGCGATGATCGCCAGTGCGCGCATGGTCTACGTGCTCGGTATGGGCGGCGCCTCGACCATGCTGGCAGACGAGTTGCAGTTCCGCCTTGCCCGACTCGGCCAACCGGTGGCGAGCTATCACGACGCCGTGTTCGGCCGGATGGTTGCTGCCACGCTGACCCCGGAACACACGCTGATGATGCTCTCCACCACCGGCGTCACCCCCGAGCTCTTGGCCGCAGCCGAGATCGCGCAAGGCTACGGCGCGCGCATCGTCGCACTGACCCGCGCCGAATCGCCGCTGGCACGGCTCGCCAGCGTGGTGATCCCGCTGTCGCTGGAGGAGACCGATTTCATCTTCAAGCCGTCCGCCTCGCGCTACGCCATGCTGCTGGCGATCGACATCCTCGCCACCGAGCTCGCGCTGGCGCGCAAGCCGGAAAGCCAGGAGCTGCTGCGCCGGGTGAAGCTGGCACTCGATCACTATCGCGGTGGCGACCGGCTGCCGCTGGGCGATTGA
- a CDS encoding N-acyl-D-amino-acid deacylase family protein, which produces MAPHYDWLIRHATLHDGSGAAPVIATLAVADGHIAAIARDDELDAATVVHEIDATGLVLAPGFIDVHTHDDTNVIRQPEMLPKLSQGITTVIVGNCGISASPVRLKGEPPDPMNLLGNAGHFIYPRFADYRAAVDAAQPAVNVAALVGHTALRQNQMDRLDRVATASEIAAMRAELADALEHGALGLSTGLAYASAIGASTEEVKQLAAELDAHGALYTTHLRTEFDGIVDAITEAIDIGTHARAPVIVSHLKCAGAGNWGRSTEVLGTLDAAAAHHPVGCDCYPYAASSSTLDLKQVTADFAITITWSTPHPEMAGRDLADIAADWGMPLPETAARLQPAGAVYHGMDETDVRRILAHPLTMVGSDGLPNDPLPHPRLWGAFPRVLGHYSRDAGLLPLATAIHKMTGLSARRFGLAGRGLLRVGHWADLTLFDPATVRDNASFTAPVAAASGILGVWVNGALAYHQGKPTDTRSGRFLPRETDLRATFNLQPQEDHHE; this is translated from the coding sequence ATGGCACCGCATTACGATTGGCTGATCCGCCACGCCACGCTGCACGACGGCAGCGGCGCGGCGCCGGTGATCGCAACGCTGGCCGTCGCCGACGGCCACATCGCCGCCATCGCTCGCGACGACGAGCTCGATGCCGCCACCGTAGTTCATGAGATCGATGCCACCGGCCTGGTGCTCGCGCCCGGCTTCATCGACGTGCACACGCACGACGACACCAACGTGATCCGCCAGCCGGAGATGCTGCCCAAGCTATCGCAGGGCATCACCACCGTCATCGTCGGCAACTGCGGCATCAGCGCAAGCCCGGTGCGGCTCAAGGGCGAGCCGCCCGATCCGATGAATTTGCTCGGCAATGCCGGGCATTTCATCTACCCGCGCTTTGCCGACTACCGTGCCGCCGTCGATGCCGCACAGCCCGCCGTCAACGTGGCGGCGCTGGTGGGCCACACCGCGCTGCGGCAAAACCAGATGGACAGGCTGGATCGGGTCGCCACTGCCAGCGAGATCGCTGCGATGCGCGCCGAGCTTGCCGATGCACTCGAACATGGCGCGCTGGGGCTGTCGACCGGCCTTGCCTATGCCTCGGCGATCGGCGCCAGTACCGAAGAAGTGAAGCAGCTCGCTGCCGAGCTCGATGCCCACGGCGCGCTCTACACCACCCACCTGCGCACCGAGTTCGACGGCATCGTCGATGCGATCACCGAGGCAATCGACATCGGCACCCATGCGCGCGCGCCGGTCATCGTGTCGCACCTGAAATGTGCCGGCGCCGGCAACTGGGGCCGCAGCACCGAGGTACTAGGCACGCTGGACGCCGCCGCCGCGCATCATCCGGTGGGCTGCGATTGCTACCCCTATGCCGCCAGCTCGTCGACGCTGGATCTCAAGCAGGTCACCGCCGATTTTGCGATCACCATCACCTGGAGCACGCCGCATCCGGAGATGGCCGGACGCGATCTGGCCGACATCGCCGCCGACTGGGGCATGCCGCTGCCAGAGACGGCGGCGCGGCTGCAGCCGGCCGGCGCGGTCTATCACGGCATGGATGAAACCGATGTGCGCCGCATCCTGGCACACCCGCTGACCATGGTCGGCTCCGATGGACTGCCCAACGATCCATTGCCGCATCCACGACTGTGGGGCGCCTTCCCCCGCGTGCTCGGCCACTACAGCCGCGATGCCGGGCTGCTTCCGCTCGCCACTGCCATCCACAAGATGACCGGGCTGTCGGCACGGCGCTTCGGCCTCGCCGGCCGCGGGCTGCTGCGGGTCGGCCATTGGGCCGACCTCACGCTGTTCGATCCGGCCACCGTGCGTGACAACGCCAGTTTTACCGCCCCCGTCGCTGCAGCGTCGGGCATCCTCGGCGTGTGGGTGAACGGTGCACTCGCCTACCATCAAGGTAAGCCGACCGACACACGCAGCGGCCGCTTCCTGCCGCGCGAAACCGACCTGCGCGCCACGTTCAACCTTCAACCCCAGGAAGACCATCATGAGTGA
- a CDS encoding RidA family protein, whose product MSDITRIGVEGGKGTGGQHLPFARAAGAAGWLFVSGQVPMVNGEVIEGGIVAQTHQAIQNLLAILAEAGYGPEHVVRCGVWLDDPRDFMSFNKVFMHYFGEHPPARACVVSSMVVDCKVEIDCVAYKQP is encoded by the coding sequence ATGAGTGACATCACCCGCATCGGCGTCGAGGGGGGCAAAGGCACCGGCGGCCAGCACCTGCCATTCGCCCGTGCTGCCGGCGCTGCCGGCTGGCTGTTCGTTTCCGGCCAGGTGCCGATGGTGAACGGCGAGGTGATCGAGGGCGGCATCGTTGCCCAGACGCATCAGGCCATCCAGAACCTGCTCGCCATCCTCGCCGAGGCCGGTTACGGCCCGGAGCATGTGGTGCGCTGCGGGGTGTGGCTGGACGACCCGCGCGATTTCATGTCGTTCAACAAGGTGTTCATGCACTATTTCGGCGAGCACCCGCCGGCCCGCGCCTGCGTCGTCTCCAGCATGGTGGTCGACTGCAAGGTCGAGATCGACTGCGTCGCTTACAAACAGCCCTGA
- a CDS encoding sugar kinase: protein MNIAALGEGMIELSGMPLARRWGGDTLNTAVYLARQLAGGHRVRYLSALGDDSLSNELITAWRDEKLLTDRIARLPGRNPGLYLVETDTVGERRFHYWRSDSAARHWFASSLDFAKLFDGLDALYLSGITLALFPPKERARLIAALIEFKAHGGHVWFDNNYRLPLWSREEAREAYTQLYAIADIALVTEDDETLVFGDGGNVLVERIRAAGCAELVVKRGAAPCLVVAGKLRCEVAPSPVSHVVDTCAAGDAFAAGYLAARLAEANPVAAAHAGHALAGVVIQHPGAIIPAAAMPHAPAPSSAFRRSA from the coding sequence ATGAACATCGCAGCCCTGGGCGAAGGCATGATCGAACTCTCCGGCATGCCGCTCGCGCGGCGCTGGGGGGGCGATACGCTGAATACCGCCGTCTATCTGGCGCGCCAGCTGGCGGGCGGCCACCGCGTGCGCTACCTGAGCGCCCTTGGCGACGACAGCCTCTCAAACGAGCTGATCACCGCCTGGCGCGACGAGAAACTGCTGACCGATCGCATTGCCCGCCTGCCCGGCCGCAACCCGGGGCTCTACCTGGTCGAGACCGACACGGTGGGCGAGCGGCGCTTCCACTACTGGCGCAGCGATAGCGCGGCGCGCCACTGGTTCGCCAGCAGCCTCGATTTTGCCAAGCTGTTCGACGGGCTGGATGCGCTCTACCTCTCCGGCATCACGCTGGCGCTGTTCCCTCCCAAGGAACGCGCGCGGCTGATCGCGGCACTGATCGAGTTCAAGGCGCATGGCGGCCATGTCTGGTTCGACAACAACTATCGGCTGCCGCTGTGGAGCCGCGAGGAAGCGCGCGAGGCCTATACCCAGCTCTACGCCATTGCCGATATCGCCCTCGTCACCGAGGACGACGAAACGCTGGTGTTCGGCGACGGCGGCAACGTACTGGTCGAGCGCATCCGTGCCGCCGGTTGTGCCGAACTCGTCGTCAAGCGCGGCGCCGCGCCGTGCCTGGTCGTGGCCGGCAAGTTGCGCTGCGAGGTAGCGCCAAGCCCGGTGAGCCACGTCGTCGATACCTGTGCCGCCGGCGACGCGTTTGCCGCCGGCTATCTCGCGGCCCGGCTGGCCGAGGCCAATCCGGTCGCCGCCGCACATGCCGGCCACGCGCTCGCTGGCGTGGTGATCCAGCACCCTGGCGCCATCATTCCCGCAGCGGCCATGCCGCACGCCCCTGCCCCCTCTTCCGCCTTCAGGAGGTCCGCATGA
- a CDS encoding carbohydrate-binding protein, whose protein sequence is MKPSKLALWLVATAVSTFALHANAACRGAWAEGNTYQSGDTVTYSGATYTALVTHTAYVGTNWNPAATATLWQSGGSCGTAPTPAPTPSPQATPTPRPTTAPQPTPTPSTPSTCTSAPAWTASGVYNGGARVSHQGTVYEAKWWTQGDNPAQSGEWGVWKVVGTCSGSSPTPTKAPVPTPTKAPTPQPTAAPTPNPGVPVPSGWRLVWNDEFNGSSIDGSKWGFEVNAQGGGNNELQYYTSRAENARIENGKLVIEARRENYTGSEGTRQYTSARLRTLGKGDWTYGRFEARMKLPYGQGLWPAFWMLPTDWVYGGWAASGEIDIMEAVNLKAAGGNNVYGTIHYGGAWPANTYKTISTVPNSSAADNFHDYAVEWEPGVIRWYVDGQFYGQQTDWYSTAGAYPAPFNQRFHLILNVAVGGNWPGNPDASSPLPQKMEVDWVRVFQR, encoded by the coding sequence ATGAAACCGTCCAAGCTGGCGTTGTGGCTGGTTGCCACTGCCGTTTCCACCTTTGCCCTTCATGCCAACGCCGCCTGCCGCGGCGCCTGGGCCGAAGGCAACACCTACCAGAGCGGCGATACCGTCACCTACAGCGGCGCCACCTATACCGCCCTGGTCACCCATACCGCCTACGTCGGCACCAACTGGAACCCGGCTGCCACCGCCACGCTGTGGCAATCGGGCGGCAGCTGCGGCACTGCGCCGACGCCGGCCCCGACGCCCTCCCCGCAAGCCACACCAACGCCGCGCCCCACCACTGCGCCGCAGCCAACCCCAACGCCTTCCACCCCGTCCACCTGCACCTCGGCACCGGCCTGGACCGCCAGCGGCGTCTACAACGGCGGCGCACGGGTAAGCCACCAAGGCACCGTGTACGAAGCCAAGTGGTGGACCCAGGGTGACAATCCGGCCCAATCGGGTGAATGGGGCGTGTGGAAGGTGGTCGGCACCTGCTCCGGCAGCTCGCCCACGCCGACCAAGGCACCGGTTCCGACTCCGACCAAGGCCCCGACACCGCAACCAACCGCGGCACCGACCCCGAACCCGGGCGTACCGGTTCCGTCGGGCTGGCGCTTGGTATGGAACGACGAATTCAACGGCAGCAGCATCGACGGCAGCAAGTGGGGCTTCGAAGTGAACGCCCAGGGCGGCGGCAACAACGAGCTGCAGTACTACACCAGCCGTGCCGAAAACGCGCGCATCGAGAACGGCAAGCTGGTGATCGAAGCACGCCGCGAGAACTACACCGGCAGTGAAGGCACGCGCCAGTACACGTCCGCCCGCCTGCGCACGCTGGGCAAGGGTGACTGGACCTACGGCCGCTTCGAGGCACGGATGAAGCTGCCGTATGGTCAGGGCCTGTGGCCCGCATTCTGGATGCTGCCGACCGACTGGGTCTACGGCGGCTGGGCCGCCAGCGGCGAGATCGACATCATGGAAGCCGTCAACCTCAAGGCAGCCGGTGGCAATAACGTCTACGGCACCATCCACTACGGTGGCGCCTGGCCGGCCAACACCTACAAGACCATCAGCACGGTGCCGAACAGCAGCGCGGCCGACAACTTCCACGACTACGCGGTCGAGTGGGAGCCGGGCGTGATCCGCTGGTACGTGGATGGCCAGTTCTACGGCCAGCAGACCGACTGGTACAGCACGGCAGGCGCCTACCCTGCCCCGTTCAACCAGCGCTTCCACCTGATCCTGAACGTGGCCGTCGGCGGCAACTGGCCGGGCAACCCGGACGCGTCGTCGCCGCTGCCGCAGAAGATGGAAGTGGACTGGGTCCGCGTGTTCCAGCGCTAA